Genomic segment of Saprospira sp. CCB-QB6:
AGCTTACGTGACTCAATTTTGTAGACCACCAAGGGGTCTTTCTGGGCAAAAGAAGCATTTTGGACCTGATCTTTGAGCTCGTCCATATCGCGGAGATGCTCTTTCCAGTTAGAATCGATTAGGGCCAAAGTAATAGAGCGTTCGATTTGGTTAATCAGGCTCTTACCATTTGTTTTTACGGCCTGTTCCATATCGGCATTGATCTCCAAAGCTTGGATACCGTTAGTGAAAGGGATAGCAATTTTTGTAAAATTATTGCTTTCATCCTCATAGATACGTTGGATGAGCGGCAAAATGGCTTGAGCGATATGCTCAAATTTTCGATTATAAGTAGCAAAAAGAGGAGCAGACAGCTGATCTGTCAAATCATTGGGGTCTGTAGTGTACAGCTCTTCAGCCGTAATTTGTGGATCAATCCCAAAGTTTTGGATCATAGCCTGTTCAAAGCCCTCATAATTGCGTTCATTTTGATATTGAGCAATCAACTCATAAAGCAAATCGAGGAACATATCGTTGAGGTCAATCGCTAGGCGATCTCCTTCTAGAGCATTATTACGGCGGCGGTAAATTTCTTCCCGCTGCATATTCATCACATCATCATATTCGAGTAGGCGTTTACGAATACCGAAGTTATTCTCTTCCACCTTCTTCTGTGCTCTTTCGATAGATTTGCTAATCATAGGATGTTGCAAAACATCGCCATCTTTGTGGCCTAGGCGGTCCATCATTTTAGCGATACGATCAGAGCGGAAAAGGCGCATCAGTTTATCTTCTAGAGAAACATAAAACTGAGAAGACCCCACATCTCCTTGACGACCGGCACGACCACGGAGCTGGCGGTCTACCCGGCGAGAATCGTGGCGTTCTGTACCAATAATGGCCAGTCCCCCTAATTCCTTCACCTCATCGCTTAGTTTAATATCGGTACCCCGACCGGCCATGTTGGTTGCAATGGTAACCTGTCCACTTTTACCAGCTTCGGCCACAACATCGGCCTCACGGGCGTGTTGTTTAGCGTTAAGTACATTATGAGGAATTTTGCGAAGGCCCAACATACGGCTCAAAATCTCTGAGCTCTGGACCGAAGTTGTTCCAACGAGTACAGGACGGCCTGCTTCTCTCAATTTCACGACCTCATCAATGATCGCTTGATATTTTTCACGTTCTGTCTTATAGACCAAATCGTTACGATCATCGCGGGCGATAGGACGATTGGTGGGAATAATTACCACATCCAATTTATAAATATCCCAAAGCTCCTGTGATTCCGTTTCTGCTGTACCCGTCATCCCTGCGAGTTTGTGGTACATTCGGAAGAAATTCTGTAAGGTTACCGTAGCATAAGTTTGTGTAGAGTTTTCAATCTCTACATTTTCCTTAGCTTCTAGTGCTTGGTGTAGACCATCAGAATAGCGGCGGCCATCCATAACGCGGCCCGTTTGCTCATCGACAATTTTCACCTTGCCATCTACAACGATATATTCGTCTTCTTTATGGAAAAGCGCATAAGCTTTGAGTAATTGGCGCATGGCGTGTAGGCGCTCACTTTTTGCGGCAAAAGCCTGAATCAACTCATCTTTTTTGAGCTGTTTTTCTTCGGGGCTGAGGCTACTATTATCTACTTGCAAGAGTTTATCATTGATATCCTCCATAACAAATAGGTGCTTATCAGAACCGCCCTTACCCAAGAAATCTGTTCCTCGATCGGTCAGTTCTACACTACGGTTTTTCTCTTCAATGACAAAAAACAGTTCCGCATCAGCTTTGTGCATATGCTTACTTTGCTCGGCCATATAGAAAGCCTCTGTTTTTTGTAGAATTTGCTGCATGCCAGGCTCACTCAAAAACTTAATGAGCGCACGGTTTTTAGGTAATCCTCGATAAGCACGGAAAAGATCGAGTCCTCCCCCGCCCTCTTCGGCACTTGCGTCACCAGCGGCAATTTTTTCTTTAGCAGAACGAATCAACTGAACAACCAATTTCTTTTGGGCATTCATAATCTGCTCTACAGCAGGCTTAAGGCCCAAAAATAGCTCAGCACGATCATCTTTAGGGGTTGGACCAGAAATGATGAGTGGCGTACGTGCATCATCAATCAAAACCGAGTCCACCTCATCAATCATGGTATAGTGGAACTTACCTTGTACTTTTTCGTCTACCTTATGGACCATATTATCCCGCAGATAATCAAAACCAAATTCATTGTTGGTTCCATAAGTTACATCACAACGGTAAGCCGCCTTGCGTCCTTCAGAATGCGGACGGTGCTTATCAATACAATCTACAGTAAGGAAAAGGAAGCTCAACAAAGGAGCCATCCATTCGGCATCCCGTTTCGCTAAGTAGTCGTTTACTGTAATAATATGCACGCCTTCACCAGCCAAACCATTAAGGTAAGCGGGCAAAGTAGCGACTAGGGTTTTACCTTCCCCTGTCGCCATCTCGGCAATTTTACCCGAGTGCAAAACAGCACCACCAATAAGCTGCACATCATAATGGACCATATTCCAGATCACCTCATTTCCTGCAGCCATCCAGCGGTTTTTCCAGATCGCCTTATCTCCATTTAGCTCTAGTGGACGAATCTCATCATTGATCCAGGTACTCACTACCTCATGATCAAAATCAGTAGCCGTTACCTCTAGGGTTTCTTCTTCTGTAAAACGACGAGCCGTTTCTTTCACTACAGCAAAAGCCTGAGGCAAAAGATTTTCCAAGACCTCTTCTAGACGCTGATCGCGATCCTTTTTCAATTGGTCTACCTCCTTATAAAGATCTTCTTTTTTGAAGATATCCTCTGTAGAGACCGCCTGCTCTTGCAGCTTTTCAATCTCTAAATCAATATCTGCCAAATAATCTTTAATGGCCGCTCTAAATTCAATTGTTTTATGACGGAGCTCATCATGGCTCAAGCTCTTGAGCTTGGCGTACTCCTCGTTAATTTGGGCGACAACGGGGCGCAACTCTTCAATATCACGCTCTTCCTTGTTCCCAAATATCTTTTTTAAGAAACCAAACATGCTAAGGTATAAAGTTTATAATCTGTAAATTAGAAAGGGTTTGTCCCTCTCTGCCATTTGCACTAAGCAAAAGCTATACAAAAATACAACTTAAATAAGGAAGTTGCGCAATTAATAGCCGCAATTCTGACTCAAACTCCTCATTATGGGGACTTTAGGCTTTTTTTTATTTATTCACCCTGGCATAACCTACTGACAATCTGTCAGTTTTATTTTAATTAAACTGCTATTTTGGGGCCTCCGCTGCGCTTGCGGCGGTTACTCCCTTCGGTCGTCGAACTGCGAACTAAAGTTCTTGTTGTCGTTCCAGGGCTCGCTGCTCGCTCGGCCCTTCAGCCGCCTGCGGCGGCTTCGGTCTGGCCTTCGGCCACCCCTCCGCAGCGCTGGGCCAATATACGCCTAGCAGTCCTAGGCTTAGCCCACCTGCTTCTCTTTCCGAAAACGAGAGGGCGTTTTTTGATAACGCCGCTTAAATAGGCGATTAAAATAAGACAAGCTATTAAAGCCACAATCTAAGGCTAGATCTCCAATTTTTTGATCGGTTTGGAGCAAAAGACTAGCGGCTAGCTTCAGCCGCTCTTCTTGAATAAAATCATTGGGCGATTGGCCCAATTCTGCCTTAAACGAGCGATAAAAATGAGGCTCACTCATACAAGCTTTTTTACTCAATTCCCCAACACTAAGATCTTCACTTAAATGTTGACGAATATATTGAACCAATTGTGCTAATCGGCTATCTTCCTCTCCTAGTTTTACCTCATTTTCTTGTTGTAGGATACGCAATAAAAGTTCCTTAAGCGCCATTCCAACAAACAAATCCTTTGAGGGATGCCCCTCCGTAAATAAAAAGATGAGTCGCTGTAAAATCTGCTGCACTGCCATAGAATGCGTAAAATGAAAGTTGCCTGACTGAAAGGACCAAAGTAAGCCATCCTCTCGAGGACGCTCCGTATTAAGCCAATCTAGTTCCTTTTGAACCATATCCTCATCTAAGGCCAAAGCCAAACATTTGGTGGGCTGTTGCATATTGGCCTCTGGAAAATCTATAATCATCAACTCATTGGGTGGTAATAAGACAGATTCACCTGGCAAGAAACAAAATGGCTCCTTGTCTCGCAAGTGCATTCGCTTTTTCCCCATTAGCATTGCCGCTAAAACGGGCTGTCTAAACTGCAGTTCTACCGCCTCTGCCATCTGATGAGTTTCAAAAATATGAAGCTCTGCTTGAGCTGCGGCAAAAGTGTTTTGCTGCTCTACTAAAGTATGTAGTGGGCGACCAGCTCGATAATTATCAGGAAGTAGCATAGTAGATAGTTTTGAGGATAAGGGGAAGGATTTTGTAAACATCAATCTACAGAACGAATAAAGCTCGTCCCAAATAAAAATAATGCACTCCCTATAAATTACAGTTTTTTTGTGGGCATATCGAATAAGAATTGATAGGATTGTTCAATTCTTTGATAGAAAGCTACAAAAAGGGCCCAAAGTTATAGATTACCTTTGGCTTGTCAACAGTTAAAACTATTTGCTAACAAAGAGTTTATAGAAGTTTCTAGGCTTTTGTAAATTTTAACAACCAACAACATCATGCAAGAAACAAATGTACTAGAAGAGGCATTGAAAGCACCTAATTTCAAGCCTCAATATGAAAACTTTATTGGTGGCGAATGGGTAAAGCCCACCAATGGCGAATACTTTGAGAACGTATCACCTGTAGACGGTAAAAGCTTTACTCGCATTCCTCGTTCAACCAAAGAAGACATTGACAAAGCTGTAGCTGCTGCTTGGGCTGCTGCTCCTGCTTGGAATAACAGTTCGGCCACTTTCCGTAGCAATATTTTGCTCAAGATCGCCGATCGTATGGAAGAAAACCTAGAGCTTCTCGCCCGCACAGAAACTTGGGACAATGGTAAAGCCATTCGCGAAACTCGTGCAGCAGATATGCCCTTGGCCATCGACCATTTCCGTTATTTTGCAGGCGTAATCCGTGCAGAAGAAGGAAGCATGAGTGAATTGGATGCAAATACAGTTTGTATCAATGTTCCTGAGCCTTTGGGCGTAGTTGCTCAAATTATTCCTTGGAACTTCCCACTTTTAATGGCTGCATGGAAAATGGCTCCAGCTTTGGCTGCGGGTAACTGTGTAGTACTTAAGCCTGCAGAGCAAACTCCCGTAGGCATTTTAATTTTGATGGAACTCATCCAAGACATTTTGCCCAAAGGTGTATTGAATGTAGTCAACGGTTTTGGCGTAGAAGCTGGTAAGCCTCTCGCTTCACACCCTGATGTACGTAAAGTTGCCTTTACTGGAGAGACTACTACGGGTCAGCTTATCATGCAATATGCTTCTAAAAACTTGGTTCCTGTTACTTTGGAGCTTGGTGGTAAATCACCCAATGTTTTCTTTGCAAATGTAATGGCAGAAGACGACGCTTTCTTTGACAAATGCTTGGAAGGTGCAGCTATGTTTGCCCTAAACCAAGGAGAAGTTTGTACTTGTCCCTCTCGTATTTTAGTTCAAGAAAGCATTGCTGATAAATTTATCGAACGTCTGGTAGAGCGCGTTAAAGCCATTAAAATGGGACATCCGCTAGATCCTACCACAATGATGGGAGCACAAGCTTCTAATGATCAATATGAAAAAATCCTCAACTATATCAAAATTGGTAAAGAAGAGGGTTGCGAAGTATTAGCAGGTGGTGCTGCAGCTACAGTAGACAGCCTTTCTGGTGGTTACTACATTCAGCCCACTATCCTAAAAGGACACAACAAAATGCGAGTATTCCAAGAAGAGATTTTTGGTCCAGTTGTTTGTGTAACAACCTTTAAAGATGAGGCTGAAGCCCTAGAAATTGCTAACGATACGCCTTATGGTTTGGGTGCTGGTGTTTGGACACGCGATATGCACCAAGCTTACCAAATCTCTAGAAAAATTGAAGCTGGACGTGTTTGGGTGAATAACTATCACGCTTACCCTGCTCATGCTCCTTTTGGTGGTTATAAGAAGTCAGGAATCGGACGCGAGACCCACAAGATGATGCTGGCGCACTATCGCCAAACGAAGAACATGCTCATCTCTTACGATAAGAACGCCCTCGGCTTCTTCTAAACCCCTCGATTTTATGGCAGAACTAGTCGATGCAACAGAAAAGGCGCGGCAGTTAATCCGAGAATTGAAGGCCAAACATGGGGAGCTGATGTTTCATCAGAGCGGCGGTTGCTGCGATGGCTCAGCTCCAATGTGTTTTGAGGCTGGAGAACTTATGATTGACGATTCGGATGTTCTGCTCGCCGAAATTGAAGGCTGTCCATTTTATATGTCAGCTTTTCAATACAAATATTGGAAGTATAGTCATCTCACCTTGGATGTCGTTCCAGGTAGAGGGGCTAGCTTCTCCCTTGAAATTCCCTTGGGCGTTCGCTTCATCATCAAGTCTAGATTGCTTACCGATGAAGAAGCTGCTCAAGTTAAAGATGCATAGTTGTTTCTTTTATCAAGAGTGCTTTAAAGGCTATTATCATTCCCTAAAGATGTAGTTTTTGAACAAGCTCAACCCTCCTTATCTTGAATAAGGAGGGTTTTTTATTTTGGGGCCTCCTGCCTTCGGCAGGCGCTACGTTTCGCAGCTCGCTCTTAGCTCGGCCCTTCGCCGCCTTCGGCGGCTCGGTCTGGCCCTACGGGCCATTGCTGCACATCGCTAGGCCAGGCGCTGTGTGCCCCCAAAACCACAAATTTGGCCCAAATTTAAAATTAAGTGTATTAAAGTGTTTACTATTTGCTTTTTAGTCCCTATAGTTGGTTATATACGCAGTTTTTAGTCCTGCATTTTTTTATCACCTCATTGAAATGCCTTAATTTTGGAAAAAGAAGAAAAAAAGATGATCAAGGATCGCTATATCAATCCACTGACCGATTTTGGCTTTAAGAAGCTTTTTGGCGAGGCTGCCAACAAAGACCTCTTGATCCATTTTCTCAATCAATTGCTCCCCGAAAAGCATCAGGTGGAAGACCTAGAGTATCTACCAAGCGAACGCTTGCCTTCCAGCTTTCTGGACCGAAAAGTTATTTTTGATATCTATTGCACCAGCAACCGAGGCGAACAGTTTATTATTGAGCTGCAACGCAGTAAGCAAAATCACTTCATCGACCGCTCTATTTTTTATAGCACTTTCCCCATTCAAGAACAATCCGAAAGGGGCGATTGGAATTTTAAGCTCTGGCCCATTTATACGATCTGTATTCTCGATTTTAAGATCAATCAGCCCAACCCCCATAATCGAGTAATCCGCTATGTACAGCTCAAAGACCAAGACAAAGAGCTCTTCTTTGAAGACCTCACTTATATTTATATCGAGCTGCCTAATTTCACCAAAACCCTAGATGGGTTAGAAGACCTACAAGATAAATGGCTTTATCTTTTCCGATATTTGGCCAAATTAGAAGATCGGCCCGCAGCGCTGCAAGAGCGCATTTTTACTCGGCTTTTCCGTGCCGCCGAAATTGCCAGCTACTCTGTTGAGGAACGCCAAAATTATGAGGTCTCCCTCAAAAAGCACCGAGATATTAAAAATGCTATTGACACGGCCCTAGAAGAGGGCCTAGAAAAAGGCAGAGCCGAGGGCTTGGAAGAAGGCCTAAAAGAAGGACTCGAACAAGGCGCATTAGCAGCCAAAAAAGCCATGGCCAAACAAATGCAAGCCGCCAATTTACCCCTAGAACAAATTGTGCAAATTACGGGCTGCCCCCTAGAACAAATCAAAAACTGGCTAAAAGATTAGCCTTAAACAATAGAAAGCTTGAACCTTAGTAGGTTCAAGCTTTTTTGAGTCCTACAGGCCCGAAGGGCCGCAGGCTGAGCTGCCGGAGCAGGGCCGCCGAAGGCGGCAGACCAAAGGCTTTTGAAGCGAAGCGAGAAAGCCTGCAGGGCCGAGCGAAGAGCGAGCTGCGAAGTGGAGCGACCCGACCGAAGGGAGGGGCAGCCCCAAATTAGTCGCCTAATCTTCTTTTAAATCTAATGCTATTTCATTGTCCCAACCCGGGCGCAAAGGCAATTCCTTTGAGCTAGAGATGCGTTCGGGCTGCTGTAGTTGCAAATAGTTGCCCGTGGTCCATTGGCCATCCTTATTCTCATCCCAAATTAGTTGTATTTGGTAGCTGCCTGGCGGCAGCAGTGGAAAGTTGAGGGCATATTCGCTTTGGCCAGAAAGCAACTGGCTGTGGACCACTTCCTCTTGGTCACGGCGTAACTCAAAGACATATTGTTTGTTGCTATCTGCATTTTGGATTTGGGCCAAGATGTTCCCCAAAGTTTTGTCGGTTTCTAGGGCATAAGTAGCTTGGAGGGTATCTTCATTGCTATTTCCCCAAAAATCGGTCAAAGCTCCAGGCAGCAATTGAAGACTATAGGTAGCTGAAGCTAGTTTGGGGGCCTCTAAAGTCCAAAGATAATTGCCTTGGGGTACAAAGCTCAAGGGGCCAGAAACTAGACCTGTATCATTTTGCCAAACACAAAGGCTTGTATCAATGCGCTGAATTGGTGCCCCAAAATCGAGCAACATAGGATTTTTGGGGTGTAGAAGAGGCTTGTCAATTTGGGGACCATCTGTCGCCCTAGCCTTGCCTGCTTTTTTAGGATCTATCAAGCGCAGTTTGCTGGGATCTAGATCTGTATAGAGGTTAATTTTAGCCGTATCGCGATAATCGCCAGCTTCCAATAAAAAGCGAAGCTCCTCCCCTTTTGCTCCTTTCCAGAAAAGCCAGACATAATCCTCTTTTTGGTAATAGGTCCAATCTTCTAGTTCATCCAAAGGCTGGATGCGAAGGCTATCCGAAAAAGCTTTATTCCATTGCAACTGCGCCTGTTCCTTGGCCAGTTGTTTAGCAGAAAGTAATTTTCGTTCTGTTTCGGCAGCAAATAGGCGAAGTTTAGGGTTTCCTGCGCTGCTATCGGTCAAAACAATTGGCTCGGACCAAAATGCAATTTCCTCATTAGCTTGATAGCGATAGTCATTATTTTTATCCATCAGGCCAAGGAGGATATAGCGGCCCGCCTTTAGATTTTCCAGTTTAAAATTGCCCTTTTCATCTGTTCGGGCCAAGTAGTTGGGCCGCTCAAGGATGGGGGTAGAATCGCCCAATTCCCCTTCATAAAGCATTACCCAAGCTTCTTCTACTGGGGCTGTTGTTTTGGCATTCAACAATTGCCCCCCCAATTGAAGAGAATCTAATTGGTCTCCCGTAGAAAAGACAAAACGCAGGTCTTTAACGGGGTTTCCCTCTCTAAAATCGACAATACTTTGCCCAAACTGAATGCTGTAGGTAGTATTTTCCTTCAGTTCTTCTTGGAAGCGAAGAATAACCGTTTTATTCTTCAGTTTCACCTTTGGTTTTTTCTCCAAAGGGGGAGAGATTAAAATTTGTTGTTGGGCATTTTTGAGTTGCACCCACTCATTGAAAGTGAGTAGAATCTCCTTTTCCTCAAAATTTGTTTGATAGTTAGGCGTAGAGTAGCGCCGCAAATCTAGCTCTGGCGGCTGCTCGTCTTTTGGCCCTCCTTGCAGAGGTTGTTGCTGAGCACATTGAACAAGAAGCAGGGCCAAAAGGGCCAAAAGCAGATAAGCAGGCAATTGACGCATCCTTAAAAGTCTGATTTAAAGTGAAATTTAATTTTGGGGTAATCTTGCTGAGCAGTGCTGAGCATCCATTTAGACTCGGCCAAATAGACATAACGTCCATCTTTATCTTTAGCAATAAATTGAGCCTTTTTACGCAAGAATTCCTTGAGTTCTGCCTCATCTTCGGCCTCAATCCAACAAGCTTTATGCAGCTGTACGGGTTCATAGCGGCAACTGGCCCCATATTCATGCTCCAAACGATATTGCAATACATCAAACTGAAGCTGCCCTACGGTACCAATAATCTTGCGATTGTTAGAGGTTTTAGTAAAAATCTGCGCTACTCCCTCATCCATCAATTGGTCAATCCCCTTGGCCAATTGTTTCGATTTCATGGGATTGGCATTTTCTATATAACGGAAAAGCTCTGGCGAAAAGCTGGGAATCCCCTTAAAATGTAGGGTTTCCCCTTCTGTCAAGCCATCGCCAATTTTAAAGTTACCCGAATCGTAAAGTCCCACAATATCCCCTGGATAAGCATGCTCGACCACCTCTTTTTTAGAGGCCATAAAGGTCGTCGGATTCGAGAATTTCATCTTTTTGTTCTTCCGAACATGCAAGTAGTTGGTGTTGCGCTCAAATACGCCCGAACAAACCCGCATAAAGGCAATACGGTCGCGGTGACGAGGATCCATGTTCGCATGGATCTTAAAGATAAAGCCCGTAAACTTAGGCTCTAAGGGCTCAATATCTCGCTCTTCTGTATGAAAACCCGTTGGCGTGGGCGCCACTTCTACAAAGCAATCAAGCAATTCCTTGACCCCAAAGTTATTGACCGCCGAGCCAAAAAACACAGGCGATAATTGCCCTTTGAGATAAGCTTCTCGATCAAACTCGGGATAAACTTCCATAACCATATTGGCCTCTTCTCTCAGCTCTGCGGCATAGTCCTCTCCTACCAATTTATCCAAAAGAGGATCATCCAAATCTTCCAAAGCCGTGAGGTCCCCATATTTGGTCCCTGGCGCAAAAAGATTGAGTTGCTTTTCATAGATATTGTAAACCCCCTTAAAATCAGGGCCCATACCCACAGGCCAACTCAAGGGACAAACATTGAGTTTGAGCTTTTCCTCAATCTCATCCAATAAGTCCATCCCATCCTTACCCACACGGTCCAACTTATTGATAAAGACCATCACGGGCGTGTCGCGCATCCGACAAACCTCTACCAATCGCTCGGTCTGTTCCTCAACCCCCTTGGCCACATCAATCACCACAATTACGCTGTCCACCGCCGTCAAAGTCCGATAAGTATCTTCTGCAAAATCTTTGTGACCCGGCGTATCCAAAATGTTGATCTGCCGCTCCCGATACTCAAAACCCATGACTGAAGTGGCCACCGAAATCCCCCGCTGCTTCTCAATTTCCATAAAATCGGAAGTGGTCGATTTCTTAATTTTATTAGACTTTACCGCTCCCGCTACCTGAATCGCTCCACCAAAAAGAAGGAGTTTTTCGGTCAAGGTTGTTTTCCCCGCATCGGGGTGGGCCACTACGGCAAAGGTGCGCCTCTTATTTACTTCTGCAGCTATTTTTGTCGACATTGATTTTGCTTTTGTTTTGCGCCACAAAAGTAGCAAAAAAGCCTGTAATTGCTGAATAGCATCTTGCTCCCTTCTCTTTTTTGCCTCAAAATCAATACGCTTTTTCTTTTTTCTGTTTTTTGGGGCCTCCGCTGCGGCTTCGCCTTGCGGCGCTACGCTTTGGGGCTCGCTGCTCGCTCGGCCCTGCGTTTTTTTCGCTGCGCTCAAAAAAACTTGGTCTGGCCTGCGGCCACCCCGCCGCATCGCTAGGCCAGCGGGCTTCGCCCGCTTCTAGGCGCAAAAAAAGCCCACCTCAATAATTTGAGGCAGGCCGCTTAGGGTTTAAGCTATTTTTTTAGGCTGCTTTAAAGGCCAACTCCTGACCTTCATCATCCTTTACTTTCAAAGACTCAGGCGTAATCTCTAACACCTCATAAGTTTTGGCAAAAACACTGCCTTTCCCTTCTAGCGATTCCTCCGCCTTAAGCGAAAGCTGCTTTTCGTCATCGCTAAGGATCCAGCTACCTACAATAGTAGTTTCGCCATCAAAAGAAGCCTCAAAAGTACCATCTAGTTTTAGATTGACAAAAGTATTTTGGTCCTCCCATTTACCTGCTGTGAAATTTTCTGCTTTTTCTTCAGCTTGCTGGCCACGAGTCGTTACCTCTAAGCCTTGTTCTACCAAGGCGGCAGGTGCCTCTGAGTTACAGCTGCCAAGACCAAAGGCCAATACGGCCATAAAAAGGAACATTAAGTTTTTCATAGTTAAATGATTTTGAGCATGATTGTTTTGTTGTCTTCGCTCTCTAATTAGTTGGGGGTAGAAAACGATTTGTATACGTTTATGACTATTTCTGCCAATTTGTGAACTTAAAAAGCCCCTAATTTTGAACTTTTATTCAATGAAATATACGGCTAAAGTTTTGAACCCGAAAGCCCTAAAGATAGAAAACTCTCTTTTTTTAGCCCCTCTCCTCAACAACAATCTATCTTTTAGCCCCTTAACCAGCCATCTAAACGATGTGACAGGATGATAAGCCTTTCTACTTGAAGAATCAAGGCGCATTTAAGCCCCAAAAAAATCTTGAGGAAAAGGAAAATAAAAACTATTTTGAGAAAATATTGACGCTAAGCGCAAAGCGAGCAAACCTTTTTGCTCATTTTATACTTAGAAGAATACTATTGTACAGCTCGACTATTGAGCAGCGATTTTTAGATCTACTTATTGTTTTGAGATGAAACAGAAACTTGTATTTTGGGCCGAAGAGGCCGTAGCTGAAGGCAACCAAAAGTGCCTATTGGCCATGGAATTAAAGGCTGAAGACAACCGCCTAGAATTGCACAAATTTGAAGGCGAAGCCGCTACTGAAGCATTGGAAAAAGAGTTGAAGGAAAAATGGATGCAAGACCTAGTGGTTGCATTCCCAACAACGGGCTACCAAAAAACAGAGCAAGAATTATCGGCCGCTAGCCGCCTCTTGCCCGAAGCCTACAGCTGTCTAGATAACAGCCTCAACTTGGAAGCCCTAAAGACAGAATGGCTTTTTGCCGTCCTCTCTACTAAATTGTATAAGACCTATTGGTCAGAACTTGGCGAAATCCAAGACCGCGTAGAACGAGCGACCAAATATGACAAAATGCTTTGGGAAGAACTTAAGGCCTTTCAGGCGAAAGTACATGCCCAAGACAAAGAGAAAAATCTCTTTAGAGATCATGTGCAAGAACTACGCGATAGCCTCAATGAGCTTTTTGGCCTCATGAAAAACTTGCGCAAGGTACAAGATGAAGCCTTTGAACAAGCCGCTAAAGTCAATTATGACCAATTGGACCAAGGCCTCTCTGCTATTGAAAAAGAACTTGAAGGCGAAACGGGAAAATGGGATAAGTACTTCGAACAACTCAAGGGATTACAAGCTCAGATGAAAAAGATGAAACTGAGCAAAAAACAACGCAATAGCATTTGGGGACGAATTGACCAAGCTTTTAAGGTGGTTAAAGTGAAACGCTTTGGCAAACAAAATGGCGATAGCCGACTCGAACGCCGCATCCAAGGCCTAGAAGAAGCAATCAAAAAGATGCAACGCTCTATTGATCGAGACCAAAAGGAACTAGATATCCAAGACGGAAAGATCAATGCACCCAATGCCACCCAAATCGAAACCCAACTCCGTGAGGTGAAAGCCAAAATGCTGCGCGAACGCATTAGCTCTAAGGCCGAAAAACTTGCCGACATGAATAAAACCATGAAGGAACTCCAAAAACGCCTTGCCAAAATGCAAAAACAAGCTGCCGAACTCCAAAAAGAGACGGAAGCTCAAACGGAAACGCCCCCCGTAGTAGAAGAAACTCCCCAAACGGAGGAACCTACCGAAAACAATGGCG
This window contains:
- a CDS encoding Rpn family recombination-promoting nuclease/putative transposase, with translation MIKDRYINPLTDFGFKKLFGEAANKDLLIHFLNQLLPEKHQVEDLEYLPSERLPSSFLDRKVIFDIYCTSNRGEQFIIELQRSKQNHFIDRSIFYSTFPIQEQSERGDWNFKLWPIYTICILDFKINQPNPHNRVIRYVQLKDQDKELFFEDLTYIYIELPNFTKTLDGLEDLQDKWLYLFRYLAKLEDRPAALQERIFTRLFRAAEIASYSVEERQNYEVSLKKHRDIKNAIDTALEEGLEKGRAEGLEEGLKEGLEQGALAAKKAMAKQMQAANLPLEQIVQITGCPLEQIKNWLKD
- a CDS encoding Ig-like domain-containing protein, with translation MRQLPAYLLLALLALLLVQCAQQQPLQGGPKDEQPPELDLRRYSTPNYQTNFEEKEILLTFNEWVQLKNAQQQILISPPLEKKPKVKLKNKTVILRFQEELKENTTYSIQFGQSIVDFREGNPVKDLRFVFSTGDQLDSLQLGGQLLNAKTTAPVEEAWVMLYEGELGDSTPILERPNYLARTDEKGNFKLENLKAGRYILLGLMDKNNDYRYQANEEIAFWSEPIVLTDSSAGNPKLRLFAAETERKLLSAKQLAKEQAQLQWNKAFSDSLRIQPLDELEDWTYYQKEDYVWLFWKGAKGEELRFLLEAGDYRDTAKINLYTDLDPSKLRLIDPKKAGKARATDGPQIDKPLLHPKNPMLLDFGAPIQRIDTSLCVWQNDTGLVSGPLSFVPQGNYLWTLEAPKLASATYSLQLLPGALTDFWGNSNEDTLQATYALETDKTLGNILAQIQNADSNKQYVFELRRDQEEVVHSQLLSGQSEYALNFPLLPPGSYQIQLIWDENKDGQWTTGNYLQLQQPERISSSKELPLRPGWDNEIALDLKED
- a CDS encoding peptide chain release factor 3, encoding MSTKIAAEVNKRRTFAVVAHPDAGKTTLTEKLLLFGGAIQVAGAVKSNKIKKSTTSDFMEIEKQRGISVATSVMGFEYRERQINILDTPGHKDFAEDTYRTLTAVDSVIVVIDVAKGVEEQTERLVEVCRMRDTPVMVFINKLDRVGKDGMDLLDEIEEKLKLNVCPLSWPVGMGPDFKGVYNIYEKQLNLFAPGTKYGDLTALEDLDDPLLDKLVGEDYAAELREEANMVMEVYPEFDREAYLKGQLSPVFFGSAVNNFGVKELLDCFVEVAPTPTGFHTEERDIEPLEPKFTGFIFKIHANMDPRHRDRIAFMRVCSGVFERNTNYLHVRKNKKMKFSNPTTFMASKKEVVEHAYPGDIVGLYDSGNFKIGDGLTEGETLHFKGIPSFSPELFRYIENANPMKSKQLAKGIDQLMDEGVAQIFTKTSNNRKIIGTVGQLQFDVLQYRLEHEYGASCRYEPVQLHKACWIEAEDEAELKEFLRKKAQFIAKDKDGRYVYLAESKWMLSTAQQDYPKIKFHFKSDF
- a CDS encoding lipocalin family protein is translated as MKNLMFLFMAVLAFGLGSCNSEAPAALVEQGLEVTTRGQQAEEKAENFTAGKWEDQNTFVNLKLDGTFEASFDGETTIVGSWILSDDEKQLSLKAEESLEGKGSVFAKTYEVLEITPESLKVKDDEGQELAFKAA